Proteins encoded within one genomic window of Jiangella mangrovi:
- a CDS encoding YdeI/OmpD-associated family protein yields MATAEFDAVLIGDDGPGCGFELPYDPKAEYGRARAPVRVSVNGAPAFRTTVAVYGGAGWIGLRKAQRAEWGVDVGDTVHVVVALDDEPRVVDVPRELSAALARDAAALRAYDAMPFSHRKRYADWVAEGKRQQTRDDRAAKAIEMITEA; encoded by the coding sequence ATGGCGACGGCGGAGTTCGACGCGGTGCTCATCGGCGACGACGGCCCCGGCTGCGGATTCGAGCTGCCCTACGACCCGAAGGCCGAGTACGGCAGGGCGCGGGCGCCCGTGCGGGTATCGGTCAACGGCGCGCCGGCGTTCCGCACGACGGTGGCCGTCTACGGCGGCGCCGGCTGGATCGGCCTGCGCAAGGCCCAGCGCGCCGAGTGGGGCGTCGACGTCGGTGACACCGTCCACGTGGTCGTGGCCTTGGACGACGAGCCGCGGGTGGTCGACGTGCCGCGCGAGCTGAGCGCGGCGCTCGCGCGTGACGCCGCCGCGCTGCGCGCCTACGACGCGATGCCGTTCTCGCACCGCAAGCGCTACGCCGACTGGGTCGCCGAGGGCAAGCGTCAGCAGACCCGCGACGACCGCGCCGCCAAAGCCATCGAGATGATCACCGAGGCGTGA
- a CDS encoding TIGR03667 family PPOX class F420-dependent oxidoreductase has product MSDDALFPDSGTDLGRRIDERLRDDRVLWLTVVAPSGTPQPTPVWFVRSGDDIVVYNDRHAKRLDWMEKNPRVALHLNSDGDGGDFVVLTGRAEIREDVPGPDESPGYLAKYGDEMTRIMGSPGAFAQQYSVAAVIHVDHVRGAAPEPA; this is encoded by the coding sequence ATGAGCGACGACGCCCTCTTCCCGGACAGCGGCACCGACCTCGGACGACGCATCGACGAACGGCTCCGCGACGACCGCGTGCTGTGGCTGACGGTCGTGGCGCCCAGCGGGACGCCGCAGCCGACGCCGGTCTGGTTCGTGCGCAGCGGCGACGACATCGTCGTCTACAACGATCGGCACGCCAAACGGCTGGACTGGATGGAGAAGAACCCCAGGGTCGCGCTGCACCTCAACAGCGACGGCGACGGCGGCGACTTCGTGGTCCTCACGGGCCGGGCCGAGATCCGCGAGGACGTCCCGGGGCCGGACGAGTCGCCCGGCTACCTGGCCAAGTACGGCGACGAGATGACCCGCATCATGGGCAGCCCCGGGGCGTTCGCGCAGCAGTACTCCGTCGCCGCGGTCATCCACGTCGACCACGTCCGCGGCGCCGCGCCCGAGCCCGCGTGA